A single window of Melopsittacus undulatus isolate bMelUnd1 chromosome 22, bMelUnd1.mat.Z, whole genome shotgun sequence DNA harbors:
- the FAM50A gene encoding protein FAM50A has translation MAQYKGAASEAGRALQLMKKRERQREHMEQLRQRIAEENIMKSNIDKKFSAHYDAVEAELKSSTVGLVTLNDMKAKQEALVKEREKQLAKREQSRELQLKLERQRERERKQEAKRKICSLSFSLEEAEAEEEEEEEEPEAVEEPPKKRKLGKNPDVDTSFLPDRDREEEENRLREELRQEWEAKQEKIKNEEIEITFSYWDGSGHRRTVKMKKGNTMQQFLQKALEILRKDFSELRSAGVEQLMYIKEDLIIPHHHSFYDFIVTKARGKSGPLFNFDVHDDVRLLSDATVEKDESHAGKVVLRSWYEKNKHIFPASRWEPYDPEKRWDKYTIR, from the exons ATGGCGCAGTACAAAGGAGCCGCCAGTGAGGCCGGTCGGGCCCTGCAGCTGATGAAGAAGCGCGAGCGGCAGCGGGagcacatggagcagctgcGGCAGCGGATCGCGGAG GAGAACATCATGAAGTCCAACATAGACAAGAAGTTCTCTGCTCACTATGATGCTGTCGAGGCCGAGCTCAAGTCCAGCACCGTGG GCCTGGTGACCCTCAATGACATGAAGGCCAAGCAGGAGGCTCTGGTCAAGGAGCGCGAGAAGCAATTGGCCAAGCGGGAGCAGAGCCGAGAGCTGCAGCT gaagCTGGAGCGGCAGCGGGAGCGCGAGCGCAAGCAGGAGGCCAAGCGCAAGATCTGCAGCCTGAgcttcagcctggaggaggctgaggccgaagaggaggaggaggaggaggagcccgagg cTGTGGAGGAGCCCCCCAAGAAGAGGAAACTGGGGAAGAACCCGGATGTGGACACCAGCTTCCTGCCGGATCGGGACCGGGAG GAAGAGGAGAACCGGCTGCGGGAGGAGCTGCGCCAGGAGTGGGAGGCCAAGCAGGAGAAGATCAAAA ATGAGGAGATCGAGATCACCTTCAGTTACTGGGATGGCTCCGGGCACCGGCGCACGGTGAAG aTGAAGAAGGGGAACACGATGCAGCAGTTCCTGCAGAAGGCTCTGGAGATCCTGCGCAAGGACTTCAGTGAGCTGCG CTCGGCAGgagtggagcagctgatgtacATCAAAGAGGATCTCATCATCCCCCAC caccacagcttcTATGACTTCATCGTCACCAAAGCGAGGGGGAAGAGCG GTCCCCTCTTCAACTTCGACGTCCACGACGACGTCCGGCTCCTGAGCGATGCCACCGTGGAGAAGGACGAg TCCCACGCCGGGAAGGTCGTGCTGCGGAGCTGGTACGAGAAGAACAAACACATCTTCCCTGCCAGCCGATGGGAGCCCTATGACCCCGAGAAGAGGTGGGACAAGTACACG ATCCGATGA
- the LAGE3 gene encoding EKC/KEOPS complex subunit LAGE3 isoform X2, translating to MAADTEGLELLRLPLPSPHVAHVALGSLRPDLNPPHGGGGARAELEREGAELHARWVAPGARGLRGGVTTFLELLGLVLETIERFGGEGPDPAPPLPPQS from the exons ATGGCGGCGGACACGGAGGGGCTGGAGCT CCTGCGGCTgccgctcccctccccccacgTGGCTCACGTGGCTCTGGGCTCCCTGCGGCCTGACCTGAACCCCCCCCACGGAGGGGGAGGGGCGAGGGCGGAGCTAGAGCGCGAGGGGGCGGAGCTTCACGC gcgCTGGGTGGCCCCTGGGGCACGTGGTCTCCGGGGCGGGGTCACGAccttcctggagctgctgggattGGTCCTGGAAACCATTGAGCGCTTCGGGGGGGAGGGGCCTGAccccgccccgcccctccccccacagAGCTGA
- the LAGE3 gene encoding EKC/KEOPS complex subunit LAGE3 isoform X1 yields the protein MAADTEGLELRLRLPLPSPHVAHVALGSLRPDLNPPHGGGGARAELEREGAELHARWVAPGARGLRGGVTTFLELLGLVLETIERFGGEGPDPAPPLPPQS from the exons ATGGCGGCGGACACGGAGGGGCTGGAGCT CCGCCTGCGGCTgccgctcccctccccccacgTGGCTCACGTGGCTCTGGGCTCCCTGCGGCCTGACCTGAACCCCCCCCACGGAGGGGGAGGGGCGAGGGCGGAGCTAGAGCGCGAGGGGGCGGAGCTTCACGC gcgCTGGGTGGCCCCTGGGGCACGTGGTCTCCGGGGCGGGGTCACGAccttcctggagctgctgggattGGTCCTGGAAACCATTGAGCGCTTCGGGGGGGAGGGGCCTGAccccgccccgcccctccccccacagAGCTGA
- the UBL4A gene encoding ubiquitin-like protein 4A translates to MLVTVKALQGRECSLEVSPHEDVAQLRLLVAERLQVPVEQQRLLYRGKALADGRRLSDYSIGPSARLNLVLKPPGGGAKGGGGAGPETPPTPPEDLGVPPPPCFAFGGPLAQVLTRHYGVQEGARVLQQLQKDYAQSLRSLSLDDLERLGTRLLQPEGGAEGSPAPSASPAPSASPAPSASPAPSASPAPSQATTPLTP, encoded by the exons ATGTTGGTAACGGTGAAGGCGCTGCAGGGCCGCGAGTGCAGCCTcgag GTGTCCCCGCACGAGGATGTGGCTCAGCTCCGGCTGTTGGTTGCTGAGCGGCTGCAGGTGCCGGTGGAGCAGCAGCGGCTCCTGTACCGGGGCAAGGCCCTGGCGG ACGGTCGTCGCCTCTCCGACTACAGCATCGGACCCTCCGCGCGCCTCAACCTCGTGCTGAAGCCtccggggggcggggccaaagGCGgagggggggcggggcctgagACCCCGCCCACCCCCCCCGAGGAcctgggggtgcccccccccccgtgctTCGCCTTTGGGGGGCCCCTGGCCCAGGTCCTGACCCGGCACTATGGGGTGCAGGAGGGGGCGAGGGTCctacagcagctgcagaag gactATGCTCAGTCCCTGCGCAGCCTCAGTCTGGACGATCTGGAGCGGTTGGGAACGAGGCTGCTGCAGCCGGAGGGCGGGGCCGAGGggagccccgccccctccgccagccccgccccctccgccagccccgccccctccgccagccccgccccctccgccAGCCCCGCCCCTTCACAAGCGACCACGCCCCTCACCCCCTGA
- the FAM3A gene encoding protein FAM3A gives MAAGSCSPEASGSVPIGPYPRSDWMSGTRGGRDRRADWLLGAGSGRGQSRKGRTQRGAAAAGAAPGGAWAEGCGCRPPSVSPPLSVSSGSLVGSCCASPAPPPALQRLLLSRPEAPPTAAPRPPRFKCGLPRPCPPAHFAFRLVSGAANVIGPKICLEDRVLMSSVKNNVGRGLNIALVNGVNGELIAARAFDMWAGDVEELLKFLRPLHEGTLVLVASYDDPATKLTEESRRLFGELGSAVAMDLAFRDSWVFLGAKGVQERSPFEQHVRNSRGSNKYEGWPEALELEGCVPRRAPDPP, from the exons ATGGCCgctgggagctgtagtccgGAAGCCAGCGGCTCTGTTCCTATTGGCCCTTATCCGCGCTCTGATTGGATGAGCGGGACGCGCGGGGGGCGGGACCGGAGGGCTGATTGGTTGTTGGGCGCCGGAAGTGGGCGGGGTCAGAGCCGGAAGGGGCGGACGCAACGTGGAGCCGCGGCCGCTGGGGCGGCTCCGGGGGGGGCCTGGGCTGAGGGATGCGGCTGCCGG CCTCCGTCCGTTTCGCCTCCGCTCTCTGTCTCCTCTGGCTCATTGGTTGGTTCCTGCTGCGccagccccgcccccccccccgccctgcAGCGCCTGCTGCTGTCAC gcCCTGAGGCTCCGCCCACCGCAG cgccccgccccccccggtTCAAGTGCGGCCTCCCCCGGCCCTGCCCCCCCGCGCACTTCGCGTTCCGATTGGTCAGCGGAGCCGCCAACGTCATCGGGCCCAAGATCTGCCTGGAGGACCGAGT GTTAATGAGCAGCGTCAAGAACAACGTGGGCCGAGGCCTCAACATCGCCCTGGTCAATg GAGTCAATGGGGAGCTCATTGCCGCTCGCGCCTTCGACATGTGGGCTGGGG aTGTGGAGGAGCTGCTCAAGTTCCTGCGGCCGCTGCACGAGGGGACCTTGGTTCTGGTGGCTTCGTACGATGACCCTGCCACCAA gTTAACGGAGGAGTCCCGGCGCCTCTTTGGGGAGCTGGGCAGCGCCGTCGCCATGGACTTGGCCTTCCGGGACAGTTGGGTCTTCCTGGGGGCCAAAGGGGTTCAGGAGCGGAGCCCCTTTGAGCAG CACGTCCGGAACAGCCGCGGCTCCAACAAGTACGAGGGGTGGCCGGAGGCGCTGGAGCTCGAGGGCTGTGTCCCCCGCAGGGCCCCCGACCCCCCCTGA